One genomic window of Streptomonospora nanhaiensis includes the following:
- a CDS encoding TerC family protein, with protein MEIAPWVWGVTIAVLLGVILIDFIIIARRPHEPSMREAAIWISVYVSLAIVFGIGLAFTTEGQAVDFFTGWIVEYSMSMDNLFVFILILGSFAVPREHRQRVLLVGIALALVFRGLFIAVGAAAVNAFAGVFYLFGAFLLYTAWKLVAGGGDDEEEYKENAAVRMVRRVLPTTDTYHDAKLVTRIDGKRVVTPMLLVMIAVGLTDILFALDSIPAIFGITQEPYLVFTANAFALMGLRQLYFLIGGLLDKLVYLSHGLAVILGFIGVKLILHAVHETTDLHVPEIPTTVSLVVIVLTLAVTAVASLVKSRRDAAAAPAASAGAESGEPAQPVSDGGDDDRGERVSV; from the coding sequence TTGGAAATCGCACCCTGGGTCTGGGGGGTCACGATCGCCGTTCTGCTCGGCGTGATCCTGATCGACTTCATCATCATCGCCCGCCGGCCGCACGAGCCCTCGATGCGCGAAGCAGCCATCTGGATCTCGGTCTACGTGTCCCTGGCGATCGTGTTCGGCATCGGCCTCGCCTTCACCACCGAGGGCCAGGCCGTCGACTTCTTCACCGGCTGGATCGTCGAGTACTCGATGAGCATGGACAACCTGTTCGTGTTCATCCTCATCCTGGGCTCCTTCGCGGTGCCCCGGGAGCACCGCCAGCGCGTCCTGCTGGTGGGCATCGCGCTCGCCCTGGTCTTCCGCGGCCTGTTCATCGCCGTGGGCGCGGCGGCGGTCAACGCCTTCGCCGGGGTGTTCTACCTCTTCGGCGCGTTCCTGCTCTACACCGCGTGGAAGCTGGTGGCCGGCGGCGGCGACGACGAGGAGGAGTACAAGGAGAACGCGGCGGTGCGCATGGTCCGCCGGGTGCTGCCCACCACCGACACCTACCACGACGCCAAGCTCGTCACCCGGATCGACGGCAAGCGCGTGGTCACGCCCATGCTGCTGGTGATGATCGCGGTGGGCCTGACCGACATCCTGTTCGCGCTCGACTCCATCCCGGCGATCTTCGGGATCACCCAGGAGCCCTACCTGGTCTTCACCGCCAACGCCTTCGCGCTGATGGGCCTGCGCCAGCTGTACTTCCTCATCGGCGGGCTGCTGGACAAGCTGGTCTACCTCAGCCACGGCCTGGCGGTCATCCTCGGGTTCATCGGCGTCAAGCTGATCCTGCACGCGGTCCACGAGACCACCGACCTGCACGTGCCCGAGATCCCCACCACCGTGTCGCTGGTGGTCATCGTGCTCACCCTGGCGGTCACCGCCGTGGCCAGCCTGGTCAAGAGCCGCCGCGACGCGGCCGCGGCCCCGGCCGCGAGCGCGGGCGCCGAGTCGGGCGAGCCCGCCCAGCCGGTGTCCGACGGCGGCGACGACGACCGCGGCGAGCGGGTGTCCGTCTGA
- a CDS encoding D-alanine--D-alanine ligase family protein, giving the protein MTAAQQEGRTVADLDRVLVLAGGMSPEHEVSVRSGRRVAESLRRLDVEVQIADVDSALLGTLAADPPQVVFPALHGASGEDGATAEILELSAVPYVGAPPAACRAAFAKPVAKALVAERGIAVPRGVVLPKSAFHDLGAPALLERIVATLGLPLFVKPDQGGSAFGAGAVDTPEALSSALVSCFAYGDRALIEERVEGTEIAVGVLDLGDGPFDLPAVEIVPDGGVYDYTARYTPGRTEFFCPARLSDAAARAAAEAALTAHRALGLRDYSRTDLIVDGDGTVRFLEVNVAPGMTETSTFPLAVEAAELDFARVCRDLAFNAYNRR; this is encoded by the coding sequence GTGACAGCAGCGCAGCAGGAAGGCAGGACCGTGGCCGATCTCGACCGGGTGCTCGTACTGGCGGGCGGGATGTCGCCCGAGCACGAGGTCAGTGTGCGTTCGGGGCGCCGCGTGGCGGAGTCCCTGCGCCGCCTGGACGTCGAGGTGCAGATCGCCGACGTCGACTCCGCGCTGCTGGGCACGCTGGCCGCCGACCCCCCGCAGGTGGTGTTCCCCGCCCTGCACGGCGCCTCGGGCGAGGACGGCGCCACCGCCGAGATCCTGGAGCTGAGCGCGGTGCCCTACGTGGGCGCCCCGCCCGCGGCCTGCCGGGCGGCCTTCGCCAAGCCCGTCGCCAAGGCCCTGGTGGCCGAGCGCGGGATCGCGGTGCCGCGCGGCGTGGTCCTGCCCAAGTCCGCCTTCCACGACCTGGGCGCCCCCGCGCTGCTGGAGCGCATCGTGGCCACCCTGGGCCTGCCGCTGTTCGTCAAGCCCGACCAGGGCGGGTCGGCGTTCGGCGCCGGCGCCGTGGACACCCCCGAGGCGCTGTCCTCGGCGCTGGTCAGCTGCTTCGCCTACGGCGACCGCGCGCTGATCGAGGAGCGCGTCGAGGGCACCGAGATCGCCGTGGGCGTGCTCGACCTCGGCGACGGCCCCTTCGACCTGCCGGCCGTGGAGATCGTGCCCGACGGCGGCGTCTACGACTACACCGCCCGCTACACCCCCGGGCGCACCGAGTTCTTCTGCCCGGCGCGGCTGTCGGACGCCGCGGCGCGCGCCGCGGCCGAGGCCGCGCTGACCGCCCACCGGGCACTGGGCCTGCGCGACTACTCCCGAACCGACCTCATCGTCGACGGCGACGGCACGGTGCGCTTCCTGGAGGTCAACGTCGCCCCGGGCATGACCGAGACCTCCACCTTCCCGCTGGCGGTCGAGGCGGCCGAGCTGGACTTCGCCCGGGTCTGCCGCGACCTCGCGTTCAACGCCTACAACCGCCGCTAG
- a CDS encoding aminotransferase-like domain-containing protein translates to MVASEVRALFAVASRPEVVSLAGGMPNVSALPMGEIGDIVQRVVAEEGATALQYGSAQGDPVLREQICEVMAEEGIDAAADDVIVTVGSQQALDLVTRVFVDPGDVVLCEAPTYVTAVNTFAAFQADIRHVAMDDHGVLPEALEEHLTRLAAEGRRAKFFYTIPNFHNPAGVTLTAERRRRVLEICRRHGLLVLEDNPYGLLRYGGEPVAPLRAEAPDQVIYLGSFSKTLSPGFRIGWALAPSAVRAKLVLAAESAMLSHSSFNQMVVRRYLATHPWRERIKDFNEMYRERRDAMLGALDAMMPAGSSWTRPEGGFFVWATLPEGLDAKAMLPRAVSARVAYVPGTGFYASDEGRRNMRLSFCYPTPEQIREGVRRLVGVIEGETALRDTFGGASAPATRGDDSPFPDLP, encoded by the coding sequence ATGGTGGCATCGGAGGTCCGGGCCCTGTTCGCCGTCGCCTCGCGCCCCGAGGTCGTCTCGCTGGCGGGCGGCATGCCCAACGTCAGCGCCCTGCCCATGGGCGAGATCGGCGACATCGTGCAGCGCGTCGTCGCCGAGGAGGGCGCCACCGCGCTGCAGTACGGCTCGGCCCAGGGCGACCCCGTGCTGCGCGAGCAGATCTGCGAGGTCATGGCCGAGGAGGGCATCGACGCCGCGGCCGACGACGTCATCGTCACCGTCGGGTCCCAGCAGGCGCTGGACCTGGTCACCCGGGTGTTCGTCGACCCCGGCGACGTCGTGCTGTGCGAGGCGCCCACCTACGTCACCGCCGTCAACACCTTCGCCGCCTTCCAGGCCGACATCCGCCACGTCGCCATGGACGACCACGGCGTGCTCCCCGAGGCGCTGGAGGAGCACCTCACCCGGCTGGCCGCCGAGGGCCGCCGGGCGAAGTTCTTCTACACCATCCCCAACTTCCACAACCCCGCCGGTGTCACGCTCACCGCCGAGCGCCGCCGCCGGGTCCTGGAGATCTGCCGCCGCCACGGCCTGCTGGTGCTGGAGGACAACCCCTACGGCCTGCTGCGCTACGGCGGCGAGCCCGTCGCGCCGCTGCGCGCCGAGGCCCCCGACCAGGTCATCTACCTGGGGTCGTTCTCCAAGACGCTCTCGCCGGGCTTCCGCATCGGCTGGGCGCTGGCGCCCTCGGCGGTGCGCGCCAAGCTCGTGCTCGCCGCGGAGTCGGCCATGCTCAGCCACTCCTCCTTCAACCAGATGGTGGTGCGCCGCTACCTGGCCACCCACCCCTGGCGCGAGCGCATCAAGGACTTCAACGAGATGTACCGGGAGCGCCGCGACGCCATGCTGGGCGCGCTGGACGCGATGATGCCGGCCGGCAGCTCCTGGACCCGGCCCGAGGGGGGGTTCTTCGTGTGGGCCACCCTGCCCGAGGGGCTGGACGCCAAGGCCATGCTGCCCCGCGCGGTCAGCGCCCGCGTGGCCTACGTCCCCGGCACCGGCTTCTACGCCTCCGACGAGGGCCGCCGCAACATGCGGCTGTCCTTCTGCTACCCCACCCCCGAGCAGATCCGCGAGGGCGTGCGGCGCCTGGTCGGCGTCATCGAGGGCGAGACCGCCCTGCGTGATACCTTCGGCGGTGCGTCGGCCCCAGCCACCCGGGGCGACGACTCCCCGTTCCCCGACCTCCCCTAA
- a CDS encoding GAF domain-containing protein — translation MVHPHLDAAVPAGTDPREYARLLRRVHAAVLAGRTPPARPRPVIEDSWARMRLRRVDPENGGRLPMLGREDIQRHRRESPLEDLLPMLRHALTAVADDAAHVMVITDEKCRVLWRDGPARVRRLADSIGLVEGASWSEDVAGTNAIGTALVVGRPLQVYSAEHYVRGLHQVTCACAPVHDPRNGRPIGAVDVTGAAETVHPSTLALVNAVAQHAESLLRGWHHAHLERLRVVAAPLLAGMNGRALVVDNDGWTAAAAHMEPVRRVLLPRSLEAGVAWLPGVGECHVEPLPGGWLVRPDGGETAPVSHLLLDLSDGTAPQVTVSGASGTWSHRLSLRHSELLFLLARSLNGRSAAQLAGDLFGDTDRLVTVRAEMSRLRRHLGGVVESRPYRLHEGLRVSVRTPATPAELLPGSTAPEIRRIRRAADWGQEPVPWADPESLLR, via the coding sequence ATGGTCCATCCACATCTGGACGCCGCGGTGCCCGCGGGAACCGACCCGCGCGAGTACGCCCGGCTGCTGCGGCGCGTGCACGCGGCGGTGCTCGCCGGCCGCACCCCGCCCGCCCGCCCCCGGCCCGTCATCGAGGACTCCTGGGCCCGCATGCGCCTGCGCCGCGTCGACCCCGAGAACGGGGGCCGGCTGCCCATGCTGGGCCGCGAGGACATCCAGCGCCACCGCCGCGAGTCCCCGCTGGAGGACCTGCTGCCCATGCTGCGCCACGCGCTGACCGCCGTGGCCGACGACGCCGCCCACGTCATGGTGATCACCGACGAGAAGTGCCGCGTGCTGTGGCGCGACGGCCCCGCGCGGGTGCGGCGCCTGGCCGACAGCATCGGCCTGGTCGAGGGCGCCTCCTGGAGCGAGGACGTCGCCGGCACCAACGCGATCGGCACCGCCCTGGTCGTGGGCCGCCCGCTGCAGGTCTACTCCGCCGAGCACTACGTGCGCGGCCTGCACCAGGTCACGTGCGCCTGCGCGCCCGTGCACGACCCGCGCAACGGCCGGCCCATCGGGGCCGTGGACGTCACCGGCGCCGCCGAGACCGTGCACCCCTCCACGCTCGCGCTCGTCAACGCCGTGGCCCAGCACGCCGAGTCGCTGCTGCGCGGCTGGCACCACGCCCACCTGGAGCGGCTGCGCGTGGTGGCCGCGCCGCTGCTGGCCGGGATGAACGGCCGGGCGCTGGTGGTCGACAACGACGGCTGGACGGCCGCCGCCGCCCACATGGAGCCGGTGCGCCGGGTGCTGCTGCCCCGCTCGCTGGAGGCGGGCGTGGCGTGGCTGCCGGGGGTGGGGGAGTGCCACGTGGAGCCGCTGCCGGGCGGCTGGCTGGTGCGGCCCGACGGCGGCGAGACCGCGCCGGTCAGCCACCTGCTCCTCGACCTCTCCGACGGCACCGCGCCCCAGGTCACGGTCAGCGGCGCCAGCGGCACCTGGTCCCACCGGCTGAGCCTGCGCCACAGCGAGCTGCTGTTCCTGCTGGCGCGCAGCCTCAACGGCCGCAGCGCCGCCCAGCTGGCCGGCGACCTGTTCGGCGACACCGACCGGCTGGTCACCGTGCGCGCCGAGATGTCGCGGCTGCGCCGCCACCTGGGGGGCGTCGTCGAGTCGCGCCCCTACCGGCTGCACGAGGGGCTGCGGGTGAGCGTCCGCACCCCGGCCACCCCCGCCGAGCTCCTGCCCGGCTCCACCGCGCCGGAGATCCGCCGGATCCGCCGGGCGGCGGACTGGGGGCAGGAGCCGGTGCCCTGGGCCGACCCGGAGTCCCTGCTGCGCTGA
- a CDS encoding thiamine pyrophosphate-requiring protein has product MSQSVADHLLGRLRAWSVEHVFGYPGDGINGLIAELGKAEGPHFVQSRHEEMSAFEAVGYAKFSGRLGVCLATSGPGAIHLLNGLYDAKLDHVPVVAIVGQTHRSAMGGSYQQEVDLHSLFKDVAGAFVQTAMVPEQFPNLIDRAIRTALAERCPTAVIVPADLQEADYSPPGHAFKQVPSSPPGLGAPLVVPRDEDVARAAEVVNAGEKVAVLIGQGARGAVDEVVELAETTRGGIAKALLGKDVIGDEQPFVTGSIGLLGTRPSWEMMRDCDTLVIVGSSLPYSQYLPPFGRRAVQIDIDPHMIGMRYPTEVNLVGDAAETLRRLLHRLRNRRGEAGPERWRERIETSVREWWTTMDQQAHVPADPVNPMLICNELSSRLPENAIVTADSGSAANWYARHLKFTSGMRGSVSGTLATMGCGVPYAIGAKFAHPDRPAIALVGDGAMQMNGLAELITARRYAREWSDPRLVVCVLHNNDLNQVTWELRAMGGSPRTPYSQDLPDVSYAGFAASLGLGAETVQAPEAMGPAWDRALAADGPFVLDVHCDPDIPPIPPYVESGQLTDMAKALASGDPDGFALMTKGLRTKLQEFISPHR; this is encoded by the coding sequence GTGAGCCAGAGTGTCGCCGACCACCTGCTGGGCCGCCTGCGCGCGTGGAGCGTGGAGCACGTGTTCGGCTATCCGGGCGACGGGATCAACGGGCTCATCGCCGAGCTGGGCAAGGCCGAGGGCCCGCACTTCGTGCAGAGCCGCCACGAGGAGATGTCGGCGTTCGAGGCGGTGGGCTACGCCAAGTTCAGCGGCCGGCTGGGGGTCTGCCTGGCCACCAGCGGTCCCGGCGCCATCCACCTGCTCAACGGCCTCTACGACGCCAAGCTCGACCACGTTCCCGTCGTGGCGATCGTCGGCCAGACGCACCGCTCGGCCATGGGCGGCAGCTACCAGCAGGAGGTCGACCTCCACTCCCTGTTCAAGGACGTGGCCGGCGCCTTCGTGCAGACCGCCATGGTGCCCGAGCAGTTCCCCAACCTCATCGACCGCGCCATCCGCACGGCCCTGGCAGAGCGCTGCCCCACGGCCGTGATCGTCCCCGCCGACCTCCAGGAGGCCGACTACAGCCCGCCCGGCCACGCGTTCAAGCAGGTGCCCTCCAGCCCGCCCGGCCTGGGCGCCCCGCTGGTGGTCCCGCGCGACGAGGACGTCGCGCGCGCCGCCGAGGTCGTCAACGCCGGCGAGAAGGTGGCCGTCCTCATCGGGCAGGGCGCCCGCGGCGCCGTGGACGAGGTGGTCGAGCTGGCCGAGACCACGCGCGGGGGGATCGCCAAGGCGCTGCTGGGCAAGGACGTGATCGGCGACGAGCAGCCGTTCGTCACCGGCTCCATCGGCCTGCTGGGCACCCGCCCCTCCTGGGAGATGATGCGCGACTGCGACACCCTCGTCATCGTCGGCTCCAGCCTGCCCTACAGCCAGTACCTGCCGCCGTTCGGCCGGCGGGCCGTCCAGATCGACATCGACCCGCACATGATCGGCATGCGCTACCCCACCGAGGTCAACCTGGTGGGCGACGCCGCCGAGACCCTGCGCCGGCTGCTGCACCGCCTGCGCAACCGCCGCGGCGAGGCCGGGCCCGAGCGCTGGCGCGAGCGCATCGAGACCTCCGTGCGCGAGTGGTGGACCACCATGGACCAGCAGGCCCACGTGCCCGCCGACCCGGTCAACCCCATGCTCATCTGCAACGAGCTGTCGTCGCGGCTGCCGGAGAACGCCATCGTCACCGCCGACTCCGGATCCGCGGCCAACTGGTACGCCCGCCACCTGAAGTTCACCAGCGGCATGCGCGGCTCGGTCTCGGGCACCCTGGCGACCATGGGCTGCGGCGTGCCCTACGCCATCGGCGCGAAGTTCGCCCACCCCGACCGGCCCGCCATCGCGCTGGTGGGCGACGGCGCCATGCAGATGAACGGGCTGGCCGAGCTGATCACCGCCCGGCGCTACGCCCGCGAGTGGAGCGACCCGCGCCTGGTGGTGTGCGTGCTGCACAACAACGACCTCAACCAGGTCACCTGGGAGCTGCGCGCCATGGGCGGCTCGCCCCGCACGCCCTACAGCCAGGACCTGCCCGACGTCTCCTACGCCGGGTTCGCGGCCTCGCTCGGGCTGGGCGCCGAGACCGTGCAGGCGCCCGAGGCGATGGGGCCGGCCTGGGACCGCGCGCTCGCGGCCGACGGCCCCTTCGTGCTCGACGTCCACTGCGACCCCGACATCCCGCCGATCCCGCCCTATGTCGAGAGCGGCCAGCTCACCGACATGGCCAAGGCCCTGGCCTCGGGCGACCCCGACGGGTTCGCCCTCATGACCAAGGGCCTGCGCACCAAGCTGCAGGAGTTCATCTCGCCGCACCGTTAG
- a CDS encoding TetR/AcrR family transcriptional regulator, giving the protein MASKQQRLPRAVREQQVIDAAVRVFSRSGYHSASVDEIAEAAGVSKPMVYIYLGSKERLFTACIHREADRAVEAVRAALRSGEPPELGLWSGLREFFGYVAANRDAWRVLYQQARTQGEPFSQEVHAARCRVVDEITRLVVAGTALPEGGRIVGERDAEILARIAIGAADALTDWLLENPDETADSLVDRVLNLALVGVERYQTGDIAAPAPGTAP; this is encoded by the coding sequence GTGGCCAGCAAACAGCAGCGGCTGCCGCGCGCGGTCCGCGAGCAGCAGGTGATCGACGCCGCGGTGCGCGTCTTCTCGCGCTCCGGCTACCACTCGGCGAGCGTCGACGAGATCGCGGAGGCGGCGGGCGTCTCCAAACCGATGGTCTACATCTACCTCGGCTCCAAGGAGCGGCTGTTCACCGCCTGCATCCACCGCGAGGCCGACCGCGCCGTCGAGGCCGTGCGCGCCGCCCTGCGCAGCGGCGAGCCCCCCGAACTGGGCCTGTGGTCGGGGCTGCGGGAGTTCTTCGGCTACGTCGCGGCCAACCGCGACGCCTGGCGGGTGCTCTACCAGCAGGCCCGCACCCAGGGCGAGCCCTTCTCCCAGGAGGTGCACGCGGCCCGGTGCCGGGTCGTCGACGAGATCACCCGCCTGGTGGTGGCCGGGACCGCGCTGCCCGAGGGCGGGCGCATCGTCGGCGAGCGCGACGCCGAGATCCTGGCCCGCATCGCCATCGGCGCCGCCGACGCCCTGACCGACTGGCTGCTGGAGAACCCCGACGAGACCGCCGACTCCCTGGTCGACCGGGTCCTCAACCTCGCCCTGGTGGGCGTGGAGCGCTACCAGACCGGCGACATCGCGGCTCCGGCCCCCGGAACGGCGCCCTAG
- a CDS encoding Zn-dependent alcohol dehydrogenase: MSDTVSAAVFPAVGEPPRIERVALPDPGPGQVRVRVAAAGVCHSDLSLANGVLPHHFPAVLGHEGAGTVEAVGPGVESVAVGTPVVLNWSPPCRSCWYCANGEPHLCERAQDAAQRPYAELADGTPVYAGLGTAAFAEATVVPENGVVPLPEAIDPGAAALLGCAVLTGWGAVANTSAVAPGRSAAVIGLGGVGLAVLQAARHAGADPVIAVDSAPAKRDLALGLGATHFLAAGDTLAGEVRGLTGGRGVDHAFEVVGASATIRAAWDITRRGGEVTVVGAGALEDTVALSALEVFYTARTLRGCFYGSSDPQRDIPLLAGHVRAGDLDLASMVTDEIALADLPAAFARMREGRGGRSVVRFP; this comes from the coding sequence ATGAGTGACACCGTCAGCGCCGCCGTGTTCCCCGCGGTCGGCGAGCCGCCCCGGATCGAGCGGGTGGCCCTGCCGGACCCGGGACCGGGCCAGGTACGCGTGCGCGTGGCGGCGGCGGGCGTGTGCCACTCCGACCTCTCGCTGGCCAACGGCGTGCTGCCGCACCACTTCCCCGCCGTGCTGGGCCACGAGGGGGCCGGCACGGTCGAGGCCGTGGGCCCGGGCGTGGAGTCGGTGGCCGTGGGCACCCCGGTGGTGCTCAACTGGTCGCCGCCCTGCCGCTCCTGCTGGTACTGCGCCAACGGCGAGCCGCACCTGTGCGAGCGCGCCCAGGACGCCGCCCAGCGCCCCTACGCCGAACTCGCCGACGGCACGCCGGTCTACGCCGGCCTGGGCACGGCCGCCTTCGCCGAGGCCACGGTGGTGCCCGAGAACGGCGTGGTGCCCCTGCCCGAGGCGATCGACCCGGGGGCGGCCGCGCTGCTGGGCTGCGCGGTCCTGACCGGATGGGGCGCGGTCGCCAACACCTCGGCGGTGGCGCCGGGGCGCTCGGCCGCGGTCATCGGCCTGGGCGGGGTGGGCCTGGCCGTGCTCCAGGCGGCCCGCCACGCCGGTGCCGACCCGGTGATCGCCGTGGACTCCGCCCCCGCCAAGCGCGACCTCGCCCTGGGCCTGGGCGCCACCCACTTCCTCGCGGCCGGCGACACCCTGGCCGGGGAGGTGCGCGGGCTGACCGGCGGGCGCGGGGTGGACCACGCCTTCGAGGTGGTCGGCGCCTCGGCCACCATCCGCGCGGCCTGGGACATCACCCGCCGGGGCGGCGAGGTCACCGTGGTGGGCGCGGGCGCGCTGGAGGACACGGTGGCCCTCAGCGCGCTGGAGGTCTTCTACACCGCGCGCACGCTGCGCGGCTGCTTCTACGGCTCCAGCGACCCCCAGCGCGACATCCCCCTGCTGGCCGGCCACGTGCGCGCCGGCGACCTCGACCTGGCGTCCATGGTCACCGACGAGATCGCCCTGGCCGACCTGCCCGCGGCGTTCGCCCGCATGCGCGAGGGCCGCGGCGGGCGCTCGGTCGTCCGCTTCCCCTGA
- a CDS encoding class I adenylate-forming enzyme family protein produces MTEPEIARPIRPLTAVTARLLVSGGPFEMEVVDVNGVATRVWKHALPHLRAVVEDAPRHGDTAALVYGDERLTYSEFHRHTATLARRLAEDYGVAKGDRVAIAMRNYPEWVVAFFAAVSLGAIAVPLNSWWTGPELEFGLADSGARVLVADRERIASLREALERLELSVVAVRTGGAGLPPGARTWENVLGEVAPDAGLPPADLAADEPCALFYTSGTTGRPKGAVASHRNLASNLVAGSYSRFRSLMRLGLEMHEVQAFVDALPPSVILCALPLFHATGAQTVMLPTLANGGTLLLMYRWDAEEALRLVERERVSGITAVPAMISQMLASPSLKDRDLSSLMVLGSGGAPAAPALVSRARAVSGLQNALLGQGYGLTECSATATVNGGSDYLLRPDSAGLPVATVDVKIVDAGEAELPPGEVGEVWIRGPGVVHGYWNRPDATAATFTEGWLRTGDLGRLDEEGFLYIVDRATDMIIRGGENVYCAEVEAAIHEHPAVGEVAVVGVPHEVYGEEVGAVVRLIPGRELTEEELVAYLKPRIAPFKIPTHIRITAEDLPRNAAGKLLKRQVRQAHGWDRAEQA; encoded by the coding sequence ATGACCGAACCCGAGATCGCCCGCCCGATACGCCCGCTCACCGCTGTCACCGCGCGGCTGCTGGTCTCCGGCGGCCCCTTCGAGATGGAGGTCGTCGACGTCAACGGCGTGGCGACCCGGGTGTGGAAGCACGCCCTGCCGCACCTGCGCGCCGTGGTCGAGGACGCCCCCCGGCACGGCGACACCGCCGCCCTGGTCTACGGCGACGAGCGGCTGACCTACAGCGAGTTCCACCGGCACACCGCCACGTTGGCGCGCCGCCTGGCCGAGGACTACGGCGTGGCCAAGGGCGACCGCGTCGCCATCGCCATGCGCAACTACCCCGAGTGGGTGGTGGCGTTCTTCGCGGCGGTGAGCCTGGGCGCGATCGCGGTCCCGCTCAACTCCTGGTGGACGGGGCCGGAACTGGAGTTCGGGCTGGCCGACAGCGGGGCCCGGGTGCTGGTGGCCGACCGCGAGCGCATCGCCTCGCTGCGCGAGGCGCTGGAGCGGCTGGAGCTGTCGGTGGTGGCCGTGCGCACCGGCGGCGCCGGACTGCCGCCAGGCGCGCGCACCTGGGAGAACGTGCTGGGCGAGGTGGCGCCCGACGCCGGACTGCCCCCGGCCGACCTGGCCGCCGACGAGCCGTGCGCGCTGTTCTACACCTCGGGCACCACCGGGCGGCCCAAGGGCGCGGTCGCCTCGCACCGCAACCTCGCCTCCAACCTGGTGGCCGGCTCCTACTCCCGGTTCCGCTCCCTCATGCGGCTGGGCCTGGAGATGCACGAGGTGCAGGCGTTCGTGGACGCGCTGCCGCCCTCGGTGATCCTGTGCGCGCTGCCGCTGTTCCACGCCACGGGCGCGCAGACGGTCATGCTGCCCACGCTGGCCAACGGCGGCACCCTGCTGCTGATGTACCGGTGGGACGCCGAGGAGGCGCTGCGGCTGGTGGAGCGCGAGCGGGTCTCAGGGATCACGGCGGTGCCGGCGATGATCTCCCAGATGCTGGCCTCGCCGTCCCTGAAAGACCGCGACCTGTCCAGCCTGATGGTGCTGGGCTCGGGCGGGGCCCCGGCCGCGCCGGCGCTGGTCTCGCGCGCCCGCGCGGTGAGCGGGCTGCAGAACGCGCTGCTGGGGCAGGGCTACGGGCTGACGGAGTGCTCGGCCACGGCCACGGTCAACGGCGGCAGCGACTACCTGCTGCGGCCCGACAGCGCGGGCCTGCCGGTGGCGACCGTGGACGTCAAGATCGTGGACGCCGGCGAGGCCGAACTGCCGCCCGGCGAGGTGGGCGAGGTGTGGATCCGGGGTCCGGGCGTGGTGCACGGCTACTGGAACCGGCCCGACGCCACCGCCGCGACGTTCACCGAGGGCTGGCTGCGCACCGGCGACCTGGGCCGGCTGGACGAGGAGGGGTTCCTCTACATCGTCGACCGCGCCACCGACATGATCATCCGCGGCGGGGAGAACGTCTACTGCGCCGAGGTGGAGGCCGCCATCCACGAGCACCCGGCCGTGGGCGAGGTGGCGGTGGTGGGGGTGCCCCACGAGGTCTACGGCGAGGAGGTCGGCGCGGTGGTGCGGCTGATCCCCGGGCGGGAGCTGACCGAGGAGGAGCTGGTGGCCTACCTCAAGCCGCGCATCGCGCCGTTCAAGATCCCCACCCACATCCGGATCACGGCCGAGGACCTGCCGCGCAACGCGGCGGGCAAGCTCCTCAAGCGGCAGGTTCGGCAGGCCCACGGCTGGGACCGGGCGGAGCAGGCCTAG
- a CDS encoding SPFH domain-containing protein: MNTRPAPAPTAVQMPAPTYRERAAFGAAGLPMAGLSLLVAAAGVAVAVLGLVPLSVPLLVAGAVLVLAALLLAAGLTVVSPNQARVLQFLGRYVGTVRADGLRWVNPLTTRAVVSTRIRNHETSVLKVNDAGGSPIEIAAVVVWQVEDTARAMFEVDDFVQFVSTQTEAAVRHIANNYPYDAPTEDAMSLRDNAEQITEQLSTEIAERVQSAGVRIVESRFTHLAYAQEIAQAMLQRQQAGAVVAARRLIVEGAVGMVESALQRLAEQEVVDLDEERRATMVSNLLVVLCSDRPATPVVNAGSLYQ, translated from the coding sequence ATGAACACCCGCCCCGCCCCCGCCCCCACGGCGGTCCAGATGCCCGCCCCCACCTACCGCGAGCGCGCCGCCTTCGGCGCCGCCGGCCTCCCCATGGCCGGGCTGAGCCTGCTGGTCGCCGCCGCCGGGGTCGCCGTCGCCGTCCTCGGGCTCGTCCCCCTGTCGGTGCCGCTGCTGGTGGCGGGCGCCGTGCTCGTCCTGGCCGCCCTGCTGCTGGCCGCCGGGCTGACCGTGGTCTCGCCCAACCAGGCCCGCGTCCTGCAGTTCCTCGGCCGCTACGTGGGGACCGTGCGCGCCGACGGCCTGCGCTGGGTCAACCCGCTCACCACCCGCGCCGTGGTCTCCACCCGCATCCGCAACCACGAGACCTCGGTGCTCAAGGTCAACGACGCCGGCGGCAGCCCCATCGAGATCGCCGCCGTGGTCGTCTGGCAGGTCGAGGACACCGCCCGGGCCATGTTCGAGGTCGACGACTTCGTGCAGTTCGTCTCCACCCAGACCGAGGCGGCCGTGCGGCACATCGCCAACAACTACCCCTACGACGCCCCCACCGAGGACGCGATGTCGCTGCGCGACAACGCCGAGCAGATCACCGAGCAGCTCTCCACCGAGATCGCCGAGCGCGTGCAGTCGGCCGGTGTGCGCATCGTGGAGTCGCGGTTCACCCACCTGGCCTACGCCCAGGAGATCGCCCAGGCCATGCTGCAGCGCCAGCAGGCCGGCGCCGTGGTCGCCGCCCGCCGGCTGATCGTCGAGGGCGCCGTGGGCATGGTCGAGTCCGCGCTCCAGCGGCTCGCCGAGCAGGAGGTCGTCGACCTCGACGAGGAGCGCCGGGCCACCATGGTCAGCAACCTGCTCGTCGTGCTGTGCTCCGACCGCCCGGCGACACCGGTCGTCAACGCCGGATCGCTCTACCAGTAG